One window from the genome of Cryptomeria japonica chromosome 6, Sugi_1.0, whole genome shotgun sequence encodes:
- the LOC131048059 gene encoding uncharacterized protein LOC131048059: MGQLALCGKIENHLVELLNEAAKSKSLKTNLYTDWDWKLKLAFPNLTIPSLFDNGNPEIPVNPRLNVKWEAPEPVWHKINFDSASAGNPGHSGIGRCIRDSEGICIKEISEDIGLATNNEAEF, encoded by the coding sequence ATGGGCCAGTTAGCCctctgtgggaaaattgagaaccacctagTTGAGCTCCTGAACGAAGCAGCCAAGTCCAAATCGCTGAAAACGAATCTATACACTGACTGGGATTGGAAGTTAAAGCTTGCGTTCCCAAATTTGACCATCCCCTCTCTTTTCGATAATGGTAATCCTGAGATACCAGTTAATCCAAGATTGAATGTTAAGTGGGAAGCCCCAGAACCAGTGTGGCATAAGATTAACTTCGATAGTGCCTCTGCAGGGAATCCAGGGCATAGTGGTATTGGACGTTGTATTAGAGATTCTGAAGGCATCTGCATTAAGGAAATTTCTGAAGACATTGGTTTGGCCACTAACAATGAGGCTGAATTCTGA